A single Clostridiales bacterium DNA region contains:
- a CDS encoding phage portal protein — protein sequence MSIFSGLFKARDKPENRTPGSSYAFYLGGSSSGKLVTERSAMQMTAVYACVRILSEAIAELPLHLYRYKKGGGKEKAIGHPLYLLLHDEPNPEMSSFVFRETLMTHLLLWGNAYAQIIRNGKGQVIALYPLMPNKMTVNRDTNGQLYYQYQRSSDEVHTMKGSMVILQPSDVLHIPGLGFDGLVGYSPIAMAKNAIGLAIATEEYGSKFFANGAAPSGVLEHPGTIKDPSKVRESWQQTFGGSSNSNKIAVLEEGMKYTPISISPEQAQFLETRKFQINEIARIFRVPPHMVGDLEKSSFSNIEQQSLEFVKYTLDPWVIRWEQSIQRRLLTPDEKKSYFVKFNVEGLLRGDYASRMNGYATARQNGWMSANDIRELENLDRIPAEQGGDLYLINGAMTKLADAGAFAGTDNNREEEQSR from the coding sequence ATGAGTATATTTTCGGGACTGTTCAAAGCGAGGGACAAACCTGAGAACAGGACGCCGGGCAGCAGCTATGCCTTTTATCTCGGCGGTTCTTCCTCCGGCAAGCTGGTGACCGAGCGCTCCGCGATGCAGATGACGGCGGTGTATGCCTGTGTGCGTATCCTGTCGGAGGCGATTGCTGAGCTGCCCCTCCACCTCTATCGCTACAAGAAAGGCGGCGGCAAGGAAAAAGCCATCGGCCATCCGTTATACCTTCTGCTCCATGACGAGCCGAATCCGGAGATGAGTTCATTCGTGTTTCGTGAAACGCTGATGACTCATCTTTTGTTATGGGGAAACGCCTACGCCCAGATCATCCGCAACGGCAAAGGCCAGGTCATTGCCCTGTATCCGCTGATGCCGAACAAAATGACGGTCAACCGGGACACGAACGGACAGCTGTATTACCAGTACCAGCGGTCCTCCGATGAGGTGCACACCATGAAAGGCAGTATGGTGATTCTTCAGCCTTCCGATGTGCTGCATATTCCGGGGCTTGGCTTTGACGGGCTGGTGGGCTACTCGCCCATCGCAATGGCTAAGAACGCCATCGGACTTGCGATTGCCACAGAGGAATACGGCAGCAAGTTCTTCGCCAACGGTGCGGCGCCGAGCGGTGTCCTGGAGCATCCCGGCACCATCAAGGATCCCAGCAAGGTGCGTGAAAGCTGGCAGCAGACCTTCGGCGGCTCGTCGAACAGCAATAAGATCGCCGTGCTGGAGGAAGGCATGAAATATACGCCGATCTCCATTTCACCGGAGCAGGCACAGTTTTTGGAAACACGCAAGTTCCAGATCAATGAAATCGCGCGGATCTTCCGTGTGCCGCCGCACATGGTCGGAGATCTGGAAAAGTCCAGCTTCTCCAATATTGAACAGCAGAGCCTGGAGTTTGTGAAGTATACGCTGGACCCATGGGTGATCCGCTGGGAACAGTCCATTCAGCGGCGGCTCCTGACTCCTGACGAAAAAAAGTCCTATTTTGTGAAATTCAATGTGGAAGGCCTGCTCCGCGGGGATTATGCCAGCCGCATGAACGGCTACGCGACGGCAAGGCAGAATGGCTGGATGTCGGCAAACGATATCCGGGAACTGGAGAACCTCGACCGCATCCCCGCGGAACAAGGCGGCGACCTGTATCTCATTAACGGTGCCATGACCAAGCTTGCCGACGCCGGCGCTTTCGCAGGTACAGACAACAACAGAGAGGAGGAACAATCCCGATGA
- a CDS encoding head-tail connector protein: MALDTLLEKVKANLILSHTEDDELLQLYITAAVRYAESYQHVSAGYYGENEMTSTTEQAVIMLASHFYESRDGSTGGFFADTVSAGRQVWETVNLLLRLDRDWKV; the protein is encoded by the coding sequence ATGGCACTGGACACTCTGCTTGAAAAAGTCAAAGCCAATCTGATTCTTTCGCATACGGAAGACGACGAGCTTCTGCAGCTGTACATCACCGCCGCCGTCCGTTATGCCGAAAGCTATCAGCACGTTTCGGCGGGCTATTATGGGGAAAACGAGATGACATCGACCACCGAACAGGCGGTCATCATGCTGGCAAGCCATTTTTATGAGAGCCGCGACGGTTCCACGGGAGGCTTTTTCGCGGACACCGTCAGCGCGGGCAGGCAGGTCTGGGAAACGGTCAATTTGCTGCTGCGGCTTGACCGGGATTGGAAGGTGTAA
- a CDS encoding phage major capsid protein produces the protein MTITEMRNKRAKLWNTMEGFLDTHRNEMGVLSAEDDAAYAKMERDLDSLTNEIKRMERRDAIEAELNKPVNQPITEAPERAASLKPEKAGRASDAYKEDFDRHLRGKVPLHNVLSEGVDADGGYLVPEEFETQIVTALEAENVIRSLAKVITTQHERKIPIATGHSTAQWTAENAAYTESNPTFGQKQIDAFKLTDLCRVSVELLQDSAFDIEDYLMNEFARAFGIAEEEAFCVGTGTNQPTGIFTANGGTVGVTAAAQNAITADELISLVYALKSPYRRNARFLMNDATISAIRKLKDSNGVYLWQPSLQAGEPDKLLGYDLYTSPYVPAMAADAYTVAFGDFKNYWIGDRAGRTVQRLNELYATNGQIGYVATERVDGKVILTEGIQLLQMKAGS, from the coding sequence ATGACGATTACCGAAATGAGAAACAAAAGAGCCAAGCTGTGGAATACGATGGAGGGCTTCCTCGATACCCACAGGAACGAAATGGGCGTGCTTTCCGCGGAGGATGACGCCGCCTATGCCAAAATGGAGCGTGACCTTGACAGCCTCACCAATGAAATTAAGCGCATGGAGCGCCGGGACGCCATTGAAGCGGAACTGAACAAGCCTGTCAATCAGCCGATTACCGAAGCGCCCGAACGTGCCGCGTCCCTCAAGCCGGAGAAAGCCGGCAGAGCCTCCGACGCTTACAAGGAGGACTTTGACCGCCACCTGCGCGGCAAGGTGCCGCTGCATAATGTCCTGTCCGAAGGTGTGGATGCGGACGGCGGCTATCTGGTGCCGGAGGAATTTGAAACCCAGATTGTGACCGCCCTTGAAGCAGAGAATGTGATCCGCTCCCTCGCCAAGGTCATCACCACACAGCACGAACGCAAAATTCCCATTGCCACAGGCCACTCCACCGCGCAGTGGACGGCGGAGAACGCCGCATACACCGAGAGCAATCCGACCTTCGGGCAGAAGCAGATCGACGCCTTCAAGCTGACCGACCTCTGCCGCGTCAGCGTGGAGCTTCTGCAGGATTCCGCATTCGATATTGAAGATTACCTCATGAATGAATTTGCCAGAGCCTTCGGCATCGCCGAGGAGGAAGCCTTCTGCGTGGGAACCGGAACAAACCAGCCTACGGGTATTTTCACCGCGAACGGCGGCACGGTCGGTGTGACCGCGGCGGCACAAAACGCCATCACGGCGGACGAACTGATCAGCCTTGTATATGCGCTGAAATCCCCGTACCGCAGGAACGCAAGGTTCCTTATGAATGATGCGACCATTTCCGCCATCCGCAAGCTGAAGGACTCCAACGGTGTATATCTGTGGCAGCCCTCCCTGCAGGCGGGTGAACCTGATAAACTGCTCGGATACGACCTGTACACTTCTCCTTATGTGCCGGCGATGGCAGCGGATGCCTATACCGTGGCGTTCGGTGATTTCAAGAATTACTGGATCGGCGACCGCGCGGGCAGAACCGTGCAGAGACTGAATGAGTTGTATGCCACCAACGGTCAGATCGGTTATGTGGCTACGGAACGTGTGGACGGCAAGGTCATTCTGACAGAAGGCATCCAGCTTCTGCAGATGAAGGCAGGCTCTTAA
- a CDS encoding Clp protease ClpP: MPAAARRFWKWKNQTGEEPSAERVLELYGTIAEESWFDDDITPAAFREELFAGSGPVTIWINSPGGDCIAASQIYTMLMDYKDNVTVKVDGIAASAASVVAMAGTKVLMAPTALMMIHNPATIAFGDHSDMAKAIDMLSEVKESIINAYEIKTGLSHAQLSHMMDDTTWMNAKKAIELGFADDILADEKRGSTADTEGYAFSASAVERALMNKLFGKAFRKPEKQPKGRPVDELKASLYKKLL, encoded by the coding sequence ATGCCAGCGGCGGCTCGCCGCTTTTGGAAGTGGAAGAATCAGACAGGCGAAGAGCCGTCCGCAGAGCGGGTCCTTGAACTGTACGGCACGATTGCCGAGGAAAGCTGGTTTGACGATGACATCACACCGGCTGCGTTCCGCGAGGAACTTTTCGCGGGAAGCGGCCCCGTCACCATCTGGATCAATTCGCCCGGCGGAGACTGCATCGCCGCCAGCCAGATTTATACCATGCTGATGGATTACAAAGACAATGTCACCGTAAAGGTGGACGGCATCGCGGCGTCCGCGGCATCGGTCGTGGCGATGGCGGGAACCAAAGTGCTGATGGCGCCCACTGCGCTCATGATGATCCACAACCCGGCGACGATAGCGTTCGGTGACCACTCAGACATGGCAAAGGCAATTGATATGCTCTCCGAAGTCAAGGAAAGCATCATCAACGCCTATGAAATCAAGACGGGGCTTTCCCACGCACAGCTATCGCACATGATGGACGACACCACCTGGATGAACGCCAAAAAAGCCATCGAACTCGGATTTGCGGATGATATCCTGGCGGATGAAAAACGCGGATCCACAGCGGACACCGAGGGATATGCGTTCTCCGCTTCAGCGGTGGAACGCGCTCTCATGAATAAGCTTTTCGGCAAAGCCTTCCGCAAGCCGGAAAAACAACCGAAAGGGCGCCCGGTCGATGAACTGAAAGCGTCCCTTTACAAAAAACTGCTGTAA
- a CDS encoding head-tail adaptor protein, which produces MSFGKMNRFIDIISNAPVKDADGFVTQGDTVLASVRAYKEDRNGSERWANMAVFSEASVLFRFRKIPGVEVSSSHFIVCEEKRYRITSAENVRGRGMYVECLCELVEGSE; this is translated from the coding sequence TTGTCTTTTGGAAAAATGAACCGCTTCATCGACATCATCTCCAACGCGCCGGTCAAGGACGCGGACGGATTTGTCACGCAGGGCGACACGGTTCTTGCCTCGGTGCGCGCCTACAAGGAGGACCGCAACGGCTCGGAGCGCTGGGCGAATATGGCGGTCTTTTCCGAAGCGTCCGTGCTGTTTCGATTCCGCAAAATCCCCGGCGTCGAGGTCAGTTCGTCTCATTTCATCGTATGCGAGGAAAAGCGCTACCGCATCACCAGCGCGGAGAATGTGCGCGGGCGCGGAATGTATGTCGAATGCCTGTGCGAACTGGTGGAAGGGAGCGAATAA